In Lactuca sativa cultivar Salinas chromosome 5, Lsat_Salinas_v11, whole genome shotgun sequence, the DNA window aaacaaaacatcaaaaaccataaTGATTCACCTTTTATATCCAAGTGAGAGAGATGATAGAGACGATGGGCAAGTAGTGGCCAGCTTGACAGGTTCGTCGTTGTGACTTGTGAGTCACTGTCTTGCAGCGATATTTAGGGAACAAAGGTGCAATTTTGGGGTTAGGGTTCCATCACTTATGAAGCAGGTGTGCAGTGGATATGGAAAAGAAGAGATGCAGATCTATGGTGAAAACGGAAGAGGGAGGAAGGAAGCAGTCAATAGTAAAAGAGAAACCAcattcgtatgagagagatagaTAAGTAAGGGACTTGGGTTTAAGAGTGGCAGGGGTGAGCAAAACCGAACCTAAAAACCGACAAAatcgaaaccgaaaaaccgaaaccgaagcatAAACCGACGGTTTAGATTTAGattttttaaaaaccgaaaatttcGAGTTGGGTTCGTTTTTGGGGTTGGTAAAACACTGAGAAACCGAACCGAATATTAAGAAATATATGTATTTTGTGAATATATGATTTGCATGAGTTAAAAATGCAAATATAAGTTTAGTCTAATGGTTAAGGCGCCATGTTATGATACTAGAGGTCTTTAGTTTGATTCTTATTTGCTACTTTTCATGACTTCTttatttttccatatatatatatatatatatatatatatatatatatatatatatatatatatatatatatatatatatatatatatatatataatagttcaTACTGCTTTGTGTAGTCCCCAGTTATATGCTTTCTTGCCTTATCCTTTGCCCTGAACACCTTGTCCATAGTAGCACCCACTTGGTAGGTCTTTTGAAAGTGATCTTGTATGGCTCTCAAAGGTATATCTAGATTCGCCTCAACTTGATCAAAGATTTTCTTGCTGATTAAAGAAGCAGTACAAGCCCTGAGTTTCCTTGTTTGCAAACATGTGTGagtttggttatatatatatatatatatatatatatatatatatatatatatatatatatatatatatatatatatatatatatatatatattctttatgTGATTTAGAAAAATGTACAAATCGTTGGTTTGGTGGTTAAGTGTTTGGACATATAAGCTTATGCTCTACGATAGGTCTCGAGTTCGAATCCCATCCACTCTTCTTGTCTTTTATGTTGATTTTTATTCTGAATGTTAGTTCGCATCCCACATAGCcccaatacataaacatataaacatttctTCTCTTATATAAGAAATGCCACTGACTATCCATGAACATGTAAGGTTATAGTTGGGTTGGGTTTAAACCCCAAACCGACCCATTGAAAACTGAGAACCTGAAAAACCGAACCCATTGGTTTCGGTTTGGGGTTAAATTATTGAAAACCGAAATTAAcggtttgggttcggttttagCCCAAAACAAACCCAACCTGGACCATGCACACCCATAGGGGGTGGGACCTTATAGATTTTTTGATTAAAATAGATTTTTttaataacaaataaataatatataaatctgAACATAAAACtataagggtaaaattgtctttttaATTTAGTAGGGACCACACGTGCAACAAAATTACATTTTAAGGATCGTCTGATAGaaaaaattagggaccaaacatgtagattactccaaaccacagggaccattcatgtaatttaactTTTATGTTTTCATCATGTTCAATtctttaattttagttttataaaaaaaacattaagtaatttatttataaaaataaagtttCTTGAAATATCTACATATTATTAAAAAACCACATAAAAATTTATACAAACTAATTTATAAAAAGAATTGCAATATTGTTTGTAAAATCTAGAGTAGATTTTTGACaattattttgttaaaaaatattttttgtaaaacTACTCtccatttattaaaaaaaattaaaatcgtaGACTTTTTACCTAAAACCGTAGACTACGATTTGGGAAACCATGTTTCGTCGAGAGGAAACCGTAAGTTATAAAATAACCTGCGGTTTTAGATTttcgaaatgaaaaaaaaaattataattaactTGAAACAACGATTTGACGAAACAGTAGACAATTTGGTGACACAATAACACACTCTAATTATCTCCGGTTCATGGGCTATTTTTGAACAATTACTAattttttactatttttaattTAGGTAATTAAAAAAAGTTGACTACATTAGTAATTGTCTCTTGTTTTATTTCTTGGCCCATCTATATCTAAAGTGTTTTCGATTTTGATCTCAATTTACCCGTATATATACTAATTGAAAACCCTACATTTTTCATTTGTTTCCCATCCCATTTCCCTGGATTCATATTTCAATGATGATTCCTTGATGAagatgttatttttatttttcttgaaacatCAAGAGCTCTTTTAGATGGATTATAGTTTCTCATTTCAACAAATATTCCATTGATGATTGCACGCTAACTGATTTCCAAATGCATCCACGCTAAAAGTGTGTTAAACTTCCATTCGTTTCAAGATGGGCACCAACTATTCGTTCAAATTCCGCAACCAAACCTCGACTATCTCCACCACTCCATGCTCGATCTTTTGCACCAAAACCGCTCATTTCAAGCTCTTGAAATCTTCAAGAAACAGATTCGGGAAATGGGTGTTACTCATATCAATGAAGTTTCCACTGCTCTTGCTACCAAGGCATGTCGTGGAGACCCAAAACTTGGGTGTCAAAAATAATGGATTTGCTTTGACGTCTGGGCTTGATTCATTTCTTTCCGTCTCCAATTCTTTGATGCACATGTACTCCAAAGCCGGAAAAATCGATTGTGCTATCGTTATTTTCGAGAAATTGACCAACCCAAACATCGTTTCATGGAACACCTTACTCTCAGGGATTAACAACAGTAACGGTGCTCTGGGTTTTGCTTGTCGAATGAATCATATAGGGGTTATGTTTGATGCAGTAACTTACACTTCTGCATTAGCACACTGCGCAAACTGTGAAGAATTTCTCTTCGGAATTCAGTTACACTCTCTTGTTCTAAAAACCGGAATGCAAAGTGAAGGTTTCATCGCAAATGCACTAATAATACTCTACTCAAAATGGGAACGAATAGTGGACGCATAAaaggtgttcgatgaaatgccaaTGACAGATTTAGTGTCATGGAACACCATGCGTTCAGGTTATAGCCAAGAAGGAAGCTACGGAGAGCAAGCATTCACAGGGCGGTTGGAGGGGGAAGAGGGGTTGATGTGGCGGATTCCGGGTAGGGTTGGGAATGGAATTGGGACTTCGGTGTTGCAGAGTTTGTTGGGGAATTATAAAGTTTATGGAGATTTTGAGGTGAGGAagagggtggggggggggggggggggtttgttgAATATGGATCCCACGAAAAGTGGTTCGTATGTTTTGTTGTCCAATTTGTATGCGAAGATGGGGGAGTGGGATGAGGTGGCGAGGATTAGGAAATCGATGAAAGAGAGGAATGTGAAGAAAGTTGTTGGGTTGAGTTGGGTAGATGTGTGTGATGTGGGTGGATACTCATCGACTCATGTATTTTCATCGAATGATATGTCGCATCCACGAATGGTGGAGATTTATTGGATGGTGGGGATTCTAGGGGTGGAAATTAGATTTTTAAAGGGATGATGTTATGGAGAAAGTTAAGTTTTATATAGATGATATGTTTTTTGGTTTTTAAAAAGTGATTGAATTGAAAGTTTTCATTTATTGTAGAGAGAATTTTGTGTTTTTTGTAACACtaaaaaaatttcaaccaatttaaacttttcgaaaacaacccagtttaataaagttattacaaaaatgttttcaatataattattatcagagtcttcccagaaccacatcataaaacaaaatcatgaggagcggtacgatcacgcctttgcattgccacggtctcctgaagaacctgaaaaacattaaaccacaactgtaagcccgaaagcttaatgagatacccccaaaataccaaccacatataccatacacgcacaacatgccatatcatagcAGAACACAGagcagccatgcacttcgggtctacagtgtgactggtccgccgcatcggcctttagtccacctggtccaccctccgagtctaaccatatacatcaagtctatagtgtgattggtctgcccgcatcgggccttcaatccacctggtccactctctgagtctacagtatgactggtccgcccgtactgggcctttagtcggcctggtccactctccgagcctcggcacgtctggtctgccctcttggggcctacagcctatccggaccgctctctgggccttcgggacaaccggtccgccctgggtatgttggcctacaacacaaagcaagaccaggctcaacccaaccccagtctaacaaccatgtgcacataaacattcaatcatataacaattcatattcaataagccgatctagcagatcacatatcataacatcatcctaaccaggataccgacctaactggtcactagcatagcatcatcctgtataccaggataccgaccttaaccaggtctctaacatataccatcctaactaccaggatgcaaacatagcaaagcaataacataacaatgatacccggatcacaatccgatagagggccgaccttggtgccgtagaccctgtcgatatagtgaggataactcacctcgcaactgccgactgaaagataataccaagatgctccgaccactgacacgatctccaccactagccaacaccaacactgaactcaaaacaaatgccaataattaccaaaatgctccaggtgtaacagcccggaattccaggtattgttatatttatgattttgggtgttttaagaggggactcggcgagttggagctcagactcgccgagtaggatcgcggatctggtcgcgggttcgcgactggactcggcgagtccggatatggactcggcgagtccgcgctgtttagcgaaaccctaacttcccaggtttgggacatatataaggggccttatggccgtcattgttcaccctagtcctttgagtgaaaccctaattcaattgtgagcatctggagcaaggtagaagaccattattgatcttggaagtgttattttgcaaggaggaggaggaggcttggttaagggaacaacaggagaagccatattctgagggttggggacacagagcaacgttattcaggtaatatttcgagttgttcccttctatgttgatgtgtatatggatttagggtttattgaacccttttgtggctagatcgagtgtttccttagtcccccaaacgattggaaccctatattgggacccttggaagtccagagtgtcccatgcctgagtttttcaggaatcaatggaggttttggattggaatccttatgccttaggtcaaaacgtcaattatgagtcatggggtgtattatgagcaccgaaataaggactttacgtgatgaaccagtctaggaaggccagacctatgaattgccggagcagatctgaccttagaaagcagtttgagcggttgcatggcatggactcgccgagtctgatgaacagactcggcgagtagcttgaagattgccttagaatggtcctgtccgggttatgggttggatcggtgagtcagggcgagttagagagggttaacaggtggtctgagtcgaactgggactcgccgagttgttcttcagactcggcgagttgagtcggggtggccccgcgattcttccaggaggaactcatcgagtcaggggagatactcgacgtgtagaaagggaatcttagagagttggggaggacgtctagactcgccgattcGCCCTAGCGcttgccgagtccggtcaaagtttaccgttgaccgttgaccgttgaccagagtggacctgtgttgacttcttagggatagtcaacattagagatataaagtgttaactagggacatataatgttataggaggattagagctcggagaatcgggcacgagggattcccagggttgtgagatatcgagacacgcgaggtgagtcttctcactatactttaccttgagtaggtaaccagagttatatgatagagtatttgtatgctatgtatgttatgtgttgcactgcattcttctatgtgatttatgctatgcttgtttacagagttagaacctgagggttcacagagtatgggtgcacggacccacagagttgtagcctcgagtggctaatatgtttgatgtggtattttggggaactcactaagcttcgtgcttacagtgttttgtgttatgttgttttcaggtttctttcagtatcacgggacggcaccagcttgattgtacacaccagagaaagagtcatattttggaggatcctggttttctatgcaagtgaaaatgaagctatgttttgtaattcaattatgaatgagattttaaacaagtgttctaagattaaaatgattattttaaatgaaaattttgtcttgaaatttacggtgttacaccagGAAGTCaaatggtcaacccttggtcaaagtcaaagtcaaagtcaacctcctgactgactctactcgccgagtcaacccgatgacttgtcgagtccccaagctcagaacttccccaatccgcgactcaactcgccgagtcaccccgagactcgccgagtccaacaactctaagtcccctcgcactcaactcaccgattcctCCTTTGACTCACCggttcacggctcaaccagaagatgGTTAGGatctcacgaccagactcgccgagtccaaggctatcttcaaccaactcgccgagttgttcttccaactcgtcgagttcctgcccatcttcaagcaactcgccgagtacacccatgtgactcaccgagtaccactagctcttaacccatacagaggctttccaagccatgcatgGTCTCAcatccatagatctacccttctacaagccatccatcacgtaaagtggcaaactttacgtgaatccaaagagatctaagcataatatactctagggctagggtttgggacaaaagaacttcacccACAACTCATgtgcatagactttatggctttctggattattaacaacctagatctgaggtagcaacctcagatcttacaccaaactggagatggacctcatttatgccccaaaaccccacaaatgatagatttagatgcacaaaagctcaatcaacagattattacctcaaacGAAAGCTCCAACTAAAGAATAAGCTGAATCtatgcaaagccccttgctctaaCCTTCTTGCTCTTCGATTTCTCCCCAAGATTCCCTCCACAAAGGCTCCAATCTCTCACAAGGAAAGCTCACACGAAtctagggcttctggaactcaaggggaaggtcaggaggctggggagaggataccatgttctttatatagggctcaacccccgaattagggttttctccactcagcaccaactcgccgagtccagccgccgactcgtcgagttggccactAAACACGctaccagaatcgcgaccctactcgccgagtccacccatggactcgtcgagttgctctttcacaattacactttgaaccctgaacttgcactcctgaactcgggatgttacattttttTAGTTTGAGGGAGATTTTTTTGGTATGAAATTGTTTAGAATATTATGGATATGAGATAGTTTAATAAGAGCATCTCCAAGCATTAATCTTTTCTATTACATTTTAGTTTTGCTACCACATAGTTACACTAATATTATCAAACAAAAAGTTATTAGTTTAAATCATCTCTAGTTATTGACCACCTAAAAGCTTTTTATGAAATTAAGGGTTCGTTTGTTTCACGTCTTAACAATTCAATTAAGCAGTAGCTTTCGAACCATTAAACATTTATGGCGTTTGGCTAGTTAAAATAACACTTCTTGATCGATAATAGGCTCAAATTTATATCTAAATCGATAAGAGGTGCAACACAGGGTGAAATTATAGTATCTTTGATaataacattaaataaaaacaatatgtctcaaaacatgaaattagAACAATACATAGAAATAGAAAAATAATATAATACAGTAcatgaaattaaaataaaaagcTATAATCGACATTAAATAAAAGTTGACGGGAGGTAAAAATACCAAGATGTAGATAGTGTTTtagtttcatttatttttttcagTTACATCATTCAACTATCATGTTATTGTCGATTATaacattttacattttttttcggTTATAGCATTGAACATTCATTTTAATGTCGATTATAGCATTTaactttaattttttaattatagTATTGAGCTTTCATGTTAATGTTAATTATAACAATGCACTTTAATTTTATTTCAATTATAGCATTTAACTTTCAATTTCATATCGATTATATCATTTTACTTTCATTATTTTTCTCAACTATAGCATTTAACTTTCAGTGTGATGTCGATTTTGCACTTTTCTTTCATTTCGTCAATTATTGCATCCAACATTCATGTTAATGTTGATTAtaacattttacttttatttatcaGTCATATTTTTCAACTTTCATGTTATTATAGattatagcattttactttcatttttCTTATTATAGCATTTAGCTTTCACCTTAATGTTAACTACAacattttactttcatttttttccaGTTATAGCATTAACTATCAATTTCATGTcgattatagcattctacttttgtttttttaattatagcATTCAATTATCAGTTTCATGTCGACTATAGCATTTTACTTTCATTCTTTCAATTATAGTATCCGACTTTCATTTTGATGTCAATTACAACATTTACtattatttttttgaattataGCATTCAACTTCCATATTAATGTTGATTATAATAGtttacttttgatttttttttcaattatagcattcaACTTTCATTTTAATGTTGATTATTGCAGTTTATTTTCATTGTTTTTTCTATCATAACATTTAACTTTCATGTTAATGTCGATTACATCATTTTAGTTTCATTTTTTCAGTTATAGAGTTCAACTTTCATTTTCATGACGATTATAACATTTTAGTGTCAACCATAGCATTTTCTTATTTTAATGTGAATTATATCACTTTAATTTTACTTTAATATCATTCACATCATTTAACTTTCATTTTAACGTTGATTAtaatattttacttttatttttttaccCTACAGATCATTAGGCACATGAACTAAGTAATTATGTATTATATTATTGGTTATTTCTGATTtgatatttcaatattttggtagTTCTGGTGGATTTAGAAATGGTCGATATTTTAGATTTTTAAAGTTGTATATTTTATGGAAATTCATGTTTAAGTATTTAATATTCCAAGtggtttctttttatttatctaTAGATATTTGTATAATAATGAATTTCTCTCACCATCAAATATCACGTATTCAATTTTATAGATTTTTAATTTTGTATATTTTATGGAAATTCATGTTTAATtgttgacaaaacttcaaaaatggtccatgtggtttccaaaaatatcaagtttagtccctaagtttaaaaaacctcacagatggtccctatggtttcaaaacttttaacaaatggtccttccgcctaactccgtcagctttctaccgttaagtgaggggcattttcgtcatttcaatacacagggaccatttatgaggttttgtattactttttttttaaaataaataaataaactttaaTATGCAAGGGTCCtacctgtgtgtgtgtgtgtgtgtgtttgtgtttgataaacagcaagaacataTTCATATATTCAAGAGCAGTCAAGAACATattccgccaccaccaccattcGAACACCTTCTACCACCACCACAGTCTGCAACCATGACGGTCTGCCACCTCCACCATTGGCCAAAAAATCATCCATAAACAAAAACAATACACAAAATATGGGTTTGTTCTCGAGTTCACCCCTATCTAATGAATACACACACACTCGAAATCAGATTCGATGAACATAAACTCATACACACATAAAATCATATAAGATATACACACACAAAGTCAGATGAACACACACATACGAAATTTGATGAAAACCCTAACTGAAGAACGAAATCAGATGAGCACACTCACACAAAATTTGATCAACACATGTTTTCTCGCCGTCACCCTTGATGCTCGTTAGATCTGGAAGACGAAATCACTAACTGGAAACGAAGCCGTCATCGGAAAAAGAGATTGACAAAGTCGTCGCTAACAACCCTAGCTTCGATCTATGTGTCATCGTCGCCGCTACACCACCTACATACGCCACCATCCTCTGTTCCATCCTTTGCATCACCACCTGTTCAATCGGGACACACCATCATCACCGAGACAACCTTCCCCCAAGATCTGTTGTTCGTTGGTGTTGCAGTGACGAAACCCTAATCGGAGTTAGAAGAACAAAGAGCATCACCGACACCAAGTCCACAATCCTCCATTTCGATAACAAACTTGAGCTTGAAGATGAGGGGAACTCGATTCTTTACAACGAGTGAAACTTCGATCGACTTTTTCTACTTTTCTTGGGGTTCTTAAATTTGGGGTTCTGGGTTTTAGGAGGTCACAAGACATTAACGTGTGGGTTTGTGCAGATCTGTGGTATTTTCCTTCtccaacgagagagagagagagagagagagagaggtgggaccccttgcatattaaattctatttatttatttatttattttaaaaaaagtaataaaaaacctcataaatggtccctatgtattgaaatgacgaaaatgcccctcacttaacggtagaaagctgacggagttaggcggaaggaccatttgttaaaag includes these proteins:
- the LOC111887232 gene encoding LOW QUALITY PROTEIN: pentatricopeptide repeat-containing protein At4g32430, mitochondrial (The sequence of the model RefSeq protein was modified relative to this genomic sequence to represent the inferred CDS: deleted 1 base in 1 codon; substituted 2 bases at 2 genomic stop codons), translating into MIARXLISKCIHAKSVLNFHSFQDGHQLFVQIPQPNLDYLHHSMLDLLHQNRSFQALEIFKKQIREMGVTHINEVSTALATKACRGDPKLGCQNNGFALTSGLDSFLSVSNSLMHMYSKAGKIDCAIVIFEKLTNPNIVSWNTLLSGINNSNGALGFACRMNHIGVMFDAVTYTSALAHCANCEEFLFGIQLHSLVLKTGMQSEGFIANALIILYSKWERIVDAXKVFDEMPMTDLVSWNTMRSGYSQEGSYGEQAFTGRLEGEEGLMWRIPGRVGNGIGTSVLQSLLGNYKVYGDFEVRKRVGGGGGGLLNMDPTKSGSYVLLSNLYAKMGEWDEVARIRKSMKERNVKKVVGLSWVDVCDVGGYSSTHVFSSNDMSHPRMVEIYWMVGILGVEIRFLKG